One Paenibacillus riograndensis SBR5 DNA segment encodes these proteins:
- the hemH gene encoding ferrochelatase — protein MLPPAPIGVILAQIGTPEAPTAKAVRPYLRRFLSDRRIIDYPPFFWQPLLRGIILRIRPRRSALLYSQIWQKDGSPLLLHSLDQRAGLQRLLGNRYLVELGLAYSAPSMEQAMGKLEAAGATRVVVVPLFPQYSSTTTASVYDAASFAALGRRSASGPVTKRFVPALRFMEAYYNEPGYIWAMKEHLMQQISRLSTPPDYYVLSFHGIPRRYADTGDPYPLQCLETARLLAEAMGWETGCWQAAFQSRFGREEWIGPSTSEVLKELAGRGIRRPMIFSPGLTTDCLETLHELAIEGREHFAAGGGQPENLFAAPCLNDNEEWLSFLAELVERNALGWI, from the coding sequence ATGCTGCCCCCCGCTCCTATCGGTGTGATTCTCGCTCAGATTGGAACACCGGAAGCCCCCACTGCCAAGGCTGTCCGGCCCTATTTGCGCCGGTTTTTGTCAGACCGCAGGATTATCGATTATCCGCCATTCTTCTGGCAGCCCCTGCTCAGGGGAATTATTCTGCGCATCAGGCCGCGCCGCTCCGCACTGCTGTACAGCCAGATCTGGCAAAAGGATGGATCGCCGCTGCTGCTTCATTCACTGGACCAGCGTGCCGGGCTTCAGCGGCTGCTCGGCAACCGTTATCTAGTTGAATTAGGACTCGCCTATAGTGCGCCAAGCATGGAACAGGCAATGGGCAAGCTGGAAGCGGCTGGCGCCACACGGGTGGTCGTTGTTCCGCTTTTTCCGCAATACTCTTCTACAACAACCGCTTCGGTTTATGATGCGGCGAGCTTCGCCGCTCTCGGACGGCGCAGCGCCAGCGGGCCGGTCACCAAACGGTTTGTACCCGCACTACGTTTCATGGAAGCCTACTACAATGAACCGGGATATATCTGGGCAATGAAAGAGCATCTTATGCAGCAGATCAGCCGCTTAAGCACGCCGCCGGACTATTATGTGCTGAGCTTCCATGGCATTCCCCGCAGATATGCAGATACCGGAGATCCTTACCCGCTGCAGTGTCTGGAGACGGCGCGCCTGCTTGCTGAGGCTATGGGCTGGGAGACGGGATGCTGGCAGGCCGCCTTCCAATCCCGCTTCGGACGGGAGGAATGGATCGGTCCCTCTACTTCTGAAGTCTTGAAGGAGCTCGCCGGACGCGGGATCCGCAGACCTATGATATTCTCCCCGGGCCTTACGACCGACTGCCTGGAAACCCTGCATGAGCTGGCCATCGAAGGCCGGGAGCATTTCGCCGCAGGCGGCGGGCAGCCGGAAAACTTGTTTGCTGCACCGTGCCTCAATGACAATGAGGAGTGGCTCAGCTTTTTGGCAGAGCTGGTAGAACGGAATGCCCTAGGCTGGATCTAG
- a CDS encoding FMN-binding protein, with product MKKLISLTVSAALLLAPLAYTINAPALNLKVDAVSAASEEAPAATAKPAEPKPAAKPTAKPTAKPTVKPKPTVKPTPKPTAKPTPKTTAKPAATAKATAKPAATAKPTATANPSATAKPVATAKPGSTVKPTATAAPAVTAEPTATAAPAVTVEPAATIAPAAAAKPVTVKQNVYQDGVYTAYGNAYSKGTEGAKVTIKDGKITDIELLRTSPKLIDRNARENYSGVWVAYKLMKDRLLGQTRDSAAAVDAVSGATRSSNGWKLSVDRAFERALKVKPADAVYFAGDHMGVDPEGKYAVFASYDANKLTAVKLYPLNAAGDFVDEKTYTAEQTAAIAAITPVLLANGSSAQPVAGFEAESKAAIKAFWDAEQNASINNTSAYIDGFYSSYGTARNVGVERADVVIRNGRLVDVKLYRLGTNLIDRGATAYAEVVKANAPMTAKLLANGSYIANYNEKVDGISGATESSHGWNQAVERAFGKALKAPAAGRYFDGKFAGVDNASRIFILVDVAADQVTSIKLSLFGTDGKLIADDKLTAEQKTLVEQLTAGLLDKGVQIADVTGQEALTAAARAALTDALTNASKEQGAYKDGTFTAYGDAYDKGTNKADVTLRNGKIVNVALSRVGMNMVDLGKNAYAEVQKALPQLTANFFAAGTREGVQQVDAVSGATSSSNALKAAVDRAYGKAEVVEAGKAAYFNGTFIGVSTDKTVNVMVTVKYNVPVTMVVYYLDAAGKVKAYDQLTEAEKAVKAEIENTSSGNGLHKYGYRAAAFGSNDAEKEVSAKAVEAIKAALEAAGK from the coding sequence TTGAAAAAGCTAATTTCTTTGACTGTCAGCGCAGCTTTGCTGCTCGCGCCACTCGCGTATACGATTAATGCACCTGCCTTGAATCTAAAGGTGGATGCGGTTTCAGCGGCTTCGGAGGAGGCACCTGCGGCTACAGCCAAACCGGCTGAACCAAAACCGGCAGCGAAACCGACGGCAAAACCAACAGCAAAACCAACAGTGAAACCCAAACCAACCGTGAAACCAACACCGAAGCCAACAGCGAAACCAACCCCGAAAACTACGGCTAAACCGGCAGCAACGGCCAAAGCGACCGCCAAACCTGCAGCGACCGCAAAACCAACGGCAACCGCCAATCCTTCAGCAACCGCCAAGCCTGTTGCAACAGCTAAACCTGGCTCAACAGTGAAACCAACGGCAACGGCTGCACCAGCTGTTACCGCTGAGCCAACTGCAACGGCTGCACCAGCTGTTACCGTTGAGCCAGCTGCAACCATTGCACCGGCAGCGGCTGCAAAACCCGTAACGGTTAAGCAGAATGTGTATCAGGACGGAGTGTATACAGCTTACGGCAATGCTTACTCCAAAGGTACCGAAGGCGCTAAGGTAACCATTAAAGACGGTAAAATCACTGACATTGAGCTGCTGAGAACCAGCCCGAAGCTTATCGACAGAAATGCCCGCGAGAATTACAGCGGCGTGTGGGTGGCCTACAAGCTGATGAAGGACAGACTGCTTGGCCAGACCAGAGACAGCGCAGCAGCAGTGGATGCGGTTTCCGGCGCAACACGCTCCAGCAATGGCTGGAAGCTGTCGGTCGACAGAGCATTTGAAAGAGCACTTAAGGTCAAGCCGGCGGATGCTGTTTATTTTGCAGGCGACCATATGGGTGTAGATCCGGAAGGCAAATATGCTGTATTCGCCAGCTATGATGCTAATAAGCTTACTGCGGTGAAGCTGTATCCGCTGAACGCAGCCGGAGATTTCGTGGACGAAAAAACCTACACAGCAGAACAAACTGCAGCAATTGCCGCAATTACACCTGTACTGCTGGCAAACGGTTCTTCCGCCCAGCCAGTTGCCGGCTTCGAAGCGGAGTCCAAGGCTGCCATCAAAGCTTTCTGGGATGCAGAACAAAACGCAAGCATCAACAACACCTCGGCGTATATTGACGGGTTCTATTCTTCCTACGGCACTGCAAGAAACGTGGGCGTAGAAAGAGCAGATGTGGTGATCCGCAATGGCAGGCTGGTTGATGTGAAGCTGTACAGATTGGGCACCAACCTGATCGACAGAGGCGCAACCGCTTATGCTGAAGTAGTGAAGGCTAACGCTCCAATGACAGCCAAACTGCTTGCTAACGGTTCTTATATCGCTAATTATAATGAGAAGGTAGACGGAATCTCCGGCGCTACCGAAAGCAGCCACGGCTGGAATCAGGCTGTAGAAAGAGCTTTTGGGAAGGCTCTGAAGGCTCCGGCTGCCGGCCGGTACTTTGACGGCAAATTTGCCGGCGTGGACAATGCATCCAGGATTTTCATTCTTGTTGATGTAGCAGCAGATCAGGTAACTAGCATCAAATTGAGCTTGTTCGGAACAGACGGCAAACTGATTGCAGACGATAAGCTGACTGCTGAACAGAAAACTCTGGTTGAACAATTGACTGCCGGACTTCTTGACAAAGGCGTACAAATCGCTGACGTTACGGGACAGGAAGCGTTGACCGCAGCGGCGAGAGCCGCACTGACAGACGCTTTGACCAATGCTTCCAAGGAGCAGGGTGCTTATAAAGACGGCACCTTCACTGCCTATGGCGACGCTTATGACAAAGGAACGAACAAAGCTGATGTTACTCTGCGCAACGGCAAAATCGTAAATGTTGCTCTAAGCCGTGTAGGCATGAATATGGTTGACCTGGGCAAAAATGCTTATGCTGAAGTGCAAAAAGCGCTTCCTCAGCTCACAGCCAACTTCTTTGCCGCCGGCACCAGAGAAGGTGTGCAGCAAGTGGATGCGGTATCCGGGGCAACGAGCAGCAGCAATGCATTGAAAGCTGCGGTGGACAGAGCTTACGGCAAAGCTGAAGTTGTTGAGGCCGGCAAAGCCGCTTACTTTAACGGAACTTTTATTGGTGTAAGCACCGACAAAACTGTAAATGTAATGGTTACTGTAAAATATAACGTTCCAGTGACCATGGTCGTGTATTATCTGGATGCAGCAGGCAAAGTAAAAGCTTACGATCAGCTGACTGAAGCTGAAAAGGCTGTAAAGGCAGAAATCGAAAATACTTCGTCGGGCAATGGCCTGCATAAGTATGGGTACCGTGCAGCGGCATTTGGCAGCAATGATGCTGAGAAGGAAGTCTCCGCCAAAGCGGTTGAAGCCATCAAAGCTGCACTGGAAGCAGCAGGAAAATAA
- a CDS encoding 3'-5' exoribonuclease YhaM family protein produces MTLIKQLSPQDEFVGFYLLRELAIKQTNGTPPKDYFDIVLGDSSGQISAKYWDASTTDKETFFPMALVKIRGIAHTYREKLQVKITKIRLANDGDNVSLTDFIRSAPIRPVDLIHTIKGVMASITDPEIATIVSFCVGKVEKKLMHYPAAKTHHHAYFAGLAYHMVRMLEIGEFLCKQRPFLNPDLMKAGIILHDIAKPEEMISQFGIVSDYSVQGKLIGHISMASNWITEAAIRSGIDLESEKVLGLQHLVLSHHNLGEWGSPVQPQTAEAVALHHIDALDAKLQMVEDALDTTPETEEWTPFIRGLENKAVYRMKI; encoded by the coding sequence ATGACACTAATTAAACAGCTATCTCCACAGGATGAATTTGTCGGCTTTTATCTGCTGCGAGAGCTGGCAATCAAACAAACAAACGGTACTCCTCCAAAGGATTATTTTGATATTGTTCTGGGTGATTCCAGTGGCCAGATCTCGGCCAAGTACTGGGATGCAAGCACAACGGATAAAGAAACCTTTTTCCCGATGGCGCTGGTGAAGATCCGCGGGATTGCGCATACGTACCGTGAGAAGCTCCAGGTGAAAATAACCAAGATCAGACTCGCCAATGATGGTGACAACGTCTCTCTTACTGATTTTATCAGGTCCGCCCCGATCCGGCCGGTTGATCTGATTCATACGATTAAAGGCGTTATGGCGAGCATCACTGACCCGGAGATCGCAACGATCGTATCTTTTTGTGTGGGTAAGGTGGAAAAGAAATTAATGCATTATCCGGCGGCCAAAACCCATCATCATGCTTATTTTGCCGGACTTGCCTATCATATGGTGCGGATGCTGGAAATCGGCGAGTTTCTCTGCAAGCAGCGTCCGTTCCTGAACCCCGACCTGATGAAGGCGGGAATTATTCTGCATGATATCGCCAAGCCGGAAGAGATGATTTCCCAGTTTGGGATCGTGTCTGATTACAGTGTGCAGGGCAAGCTGATCGGCCATATCTCCATGGCTTCGAACTGGATTACCGAGGCGGCGATCCGCTCTGGCATTGATTTGGAGTCGGAAAAAGTGCTCGGCCTGCAGCATCTGGTATTATCCCATCATAACCTGGGTGAATGGGGCAGCCCGGTGCAGCCGCAGACGGCGGAGGCCGTGGCCCTGCATCATATCGATGCGCTGGATGCGAAGCTGCAAATGGTAGAGGATGCGCTGGATACGACACCTGAGACGGAGGAATGGACGCCGTTCATCCGGGGGCTGGAGAATAAGGCTGTGTACCGGATGAAGATTTAA
- a CDS encoding ABC transporter substrate-binding protein: MKGFKKVSLTALTLILSASLSACGSSDSKSTTSSDKSGTDKSVKITLLNSKGEIQTQLEDAAKSFHEAYPDITLEVQQVPSGTSPFERASTLYASGNQPTMIMLDTGDVAKFKDHILDLSDAKWNGDAIDSALDLTTFDGKNYAFPLAVEGYGLIYNKAVLDKAVGGNFDPASINTTSSLEELFKKIEASGKKALTISPMDWSLGAHYLSLAYGGQSKDSKEVAGFISSLRAGTVDLSSNKVFNGLMDTFDVMMKYNMDQASPLSPTYEKGPEVLGKGEVGIWFMGNWAWPQISGFDTADKQYGFLPVPVSNNPDDYGNTQISAAVSKRIVVDKEKTTPEQQAAAKKFFDWIVYEQAGQDFLVNKANIVPAFKNITMETPDPLGKSIQTYLAAGKVEPSLSDLPADHWTKVGASMQKYLSKAGDRATLAKEIQDYWKTVK; encoded by the coding sequence ATGAAAGGATTTAAAAAGGTATCTTTAACAGCGCTTACTTTGATATTATCCGCCTCTTTGTCTGCCTGTGGAAGCAGCGACAGCAAATCCACCACCTCTTCAGATAAATCCGGCACGGATAAAAGTGTCAAGATCACTTTGCTTAATTCCAAAGGTGAAATTCAAACCCAATTAGAGGATGCGGCCAAGAGCTTCCATGAGGCATATCCTGACATCACACTGGAAGTTCAGCAGGTGCCGAGCGGCACATCGCCTTTTGAAAGAGCTTCCACGCTGTATGCCTCCGGAAATCAGCCTACCATGATTATGCTGGATACCGGGGATGTAGCCAAATTCAAGGACCACATTCTTGATCTGAGCGATGCGAAGTGGAATGGCGACGCTATTGACAGCGCGCTTGATCTGACTACGTTTGACGGCAAAAACTATGCTTTCCCGCTGGCGGTTGAAGGGTATGGCCTGATCTACAACAAAGCAGTCCTGGATAAAGCTGTAGGAGGGAACTTTGATCCTGCTTCAATTAATACCACTTCTTCACTAGAGGAGCTTTTCAAGAAAATAGAAGCCAGCGGAAAGAAAGCACTCACCATTTCTCCGATGGACTGGTCGCTTGGCGCTCATTATCTTTCTCTGGCTTACGGAGGGCAGAGTAAGGATAGCAAGGAGGTTGCCGGCTTTATCAGCTCTCTTAGAGCAGGAACTGTGGATTTGTCCTCCAACAAGGTATTTAACGGGCTGATGGACACCTTCGATGTGATGATGAAGTACAACATGGATCAGGCCTCTCCGCTTTCTCCAACTTATGAGAAGGGACCTGAGGTGCTGGGCAAGGGTGAAGTAGGCATCTGGTTTATGGGCAACTGGGCATGGCCGCAGATCAGCGGCTTTGATACAGCCGACAAGCAATATGGCTTCCTCCCTGTGCCTGTCAGCAATAATCCCGATGACTACGGCAACACCCAAATTTCTGCTGCTGTAAGCAAACGTATTGTTGTAGACAAGGAGAAGACGACACCGGAGCAGCAGGCTGCGGCCAAAAAATTCTTTGACTGGATCGTATATGAACAAGCCGGACAAGATTTCCTGGTGAATAAAGCCAATATCGTCCCTGCCTTCAAGAACATTACTATGGAGACACCAGATCCGTTAGGCAAGTCGATTCAAACCTATTTGGCTGCTGGCAAGGTGGAGCCGTCTCTGAGCGATCTGCCGGCCGACCACTGGACCAAGGTGGGGGCATCCATGCAGAAATATTTGTCCAAGGCCGGTGACCGGGCCACTTTGGCCAAAGAAATTCAGGACTATTGGAAAACAGTAAAGTAA
- a CDS encoding carbohydrate ABC transporter permease, with protein sequence MTGEKGFWNRLRLRLLFTGPTLFAFLTVMIIPFVYGIYLTFTSWDGISVGHTLVGFRNYGSVFADSEFWSSFGLTLKYVLFTVVLTNVLAFMLAYALTKRVRGQNVFRAGFFMPNLVGGIVLGFIWQFIFNNVLVYLGQKASIGIFSASWLAEPGKAFWTLVIVTVWQYAGYMMVIYVAGLTGVPADIQEAASIDGANSWQKLTRMTIPMMVPSFIVCLFLSLQRGFMVYDLNLTLTKGGPFGSTQLVSMHVYQKAFLSRDYGVGQAEAFVLFLLVAVITLLQVYFSKKMEVEA encoded by the coding sequence ATGACTGGAGAAAAAGGCTTTTGGAACCGGCTGCGGCTGCGGCTTCTGTTTACTGGGCCTACCTTGTTTGCCTTTTTGACCGTAATGATTATTCCTTTTGTATATGGCATTTACTTAACGTTTACGAGCTGGGACGGCATTTCTGTTGGACATACTTTGGTCGGCTTCCGGAATTACGGATCGGTTTTTGCGGACTCGGAATTTTGGAGCTCCTTTGGGCTTACCCTCAAATACGTGCTGTTTACCGTAGTGCTCACCAATGTATTGGCCTTTATGCTGGCTTACGCGCTTACCAAAAGAGTCAGGGGCCAGAATGTTTTCCGGGCGGGATTTTTCATGCCAAACCTGGTGGGCGGCATCGTGCTGGGTTTCATCTGGCAATTTATTTTTAACAATGTACTGGTCTACCTGGGGCAAAAAGCCTCCATCGGCATCTTCAGCGCATCCTGGCTGGCTGAACCGGGCAAGGCCTTCTGGACGCTTGTGATTGTTACCGTCTGGCAGTATGCCGGATATATGATGGTGATCTATGTGGCAGGTTTAACCGGTGTGCCTGCCGATATACAGGAAGCCGCCAGCATCGACGGAGCGAACAGCTGGCAAAAGCTGACCCGTATGACTATTCCCATGATGGTGCCTTCGTTTATCGTATGTCTTTTTCTGTCATTGCAGCGCGGCTTTATGGTCTATGATTTGAACTTGACTCTGACTAAGGGCGGCCCATTCGGCTCCACACAGCTTGTCTCCATGCACGTGTACCAAAAAGCCTTCTTGTCGCGGGATTACGGTGTCGGCCAGGCTGAAGCGTTCGTCCTGTTCCTGCTCGTGGCCGTAATCACATTGCTGCAGGTATATTTCAGCAAAAAGATGGAGGTGGAAGCCTGA
- a CDS encoding carbohydrate ABC transporter permease: MRVQRQLGSAAKFVVLAILLVLFLVPFLLLMLNSLKENAMITSNPLALPTSFKFANYSYAFKQMNYVDAFTNTIIITALSVILIGICGAMTAHYFVRNPSRLNQNTFLFMVASMIIPFQAIMIPLVKIYGSLDMLNSKTSLIFMYLGFGSSLAVFIYHGFIKSIPKELEEAAMIDGCSRIRMFFQIVFPVLVPTTVTIGILNVLWIWNDFLLPSLVLVEAGQRTLPLSTYSFYGTYTVDYGPLMASLMLTILPVVIVYLFAQKYIIQGVMQGSVK, from the coding sequence ATGCGCGTCCAAAGACAGCTTGGCTCAGCGGCAAAATTCGTTGTGTTGGCTATACTGCTGGTTCTATTTCTCGTTCCCTTTCTACTGCTGATGCTGAACTCCCTGAAAGAAAACGCGATGATTACTTCTAACCCGCTGGCCCTGCCTACCAGCTTTAAATTCGCCAATTACAGCTATGCCTTTAAGCAGATGAACTATGTAGACGCGTTCACCAATACTATTATCATCACGGCCCTCAGCGTCATTCTGATCGGGATTTGCGGCGCCATGACCGCCCACTATTTTGTCCGCAATCCCAGCAGGCTGAACCAGAATACATTTCTGTTTATGGTAGCGTCCATGATTATTCCGTTCCAGGCGATAATGATTCCTTTGGTGAAAATTTACGGCTCTCTCGACATGCTGAACAGCAAGACTTCCCTGATCTTTATGTACCTGGGTTTCGGCAGCTCACTGGCCGTGTTTATCTATCACGGTTTTATTAAGAGCATCCCTAAGGAATTGGAAGAGGCCGCGATGATTGACGGTTGCTCCAGAATAAGAATGTTCTTTCAAATTGTATTTCCGGTCCTGGTACCGACGACGGTGACCATCGGAATTCTAAATGTATTATGGATCTGGAACGACTTCCTGCTGCCATCGCTGGTCCTGGTAGAGGCTGGACAACGCACTTTGCCTCTGTCCACTTATTCCTTTTACGGCACCTACACGGTCGATTACGGTCCGCTGATGGCGAGCCTGATGTTGACCATTCTGCCGGTAGTGATTGTGTATTTGTTCGCTCAAAAATACATTATCCAAGGTGTTATGCAGGGTTCGGTGAAGTAG
- a CDS encoding carbohydrate kinase family protein, with amino-acid sequence MVFKLDERIKLPADREYDVLSAGEMLVDFISEEDQNTAGQGTYHPFFGGAPSNIAMNISRLGIRPIVASAVGNDRLGFFLVESLKKAGIDTKCVQIVEDSTSLVLITKSTSTPVPIFYRAADYQLAYTPELEQAVLKAGFVHFSCWPISMEPSRQTINRVIEAAKRRGIPVCFDPNYHPQVWRKGEDGTAYVKKIISQADIVKPSEDDAERLFGRDTPENQVQKYIALGAGLVIMTLGKDGAIVSNGQETARFETLAHEVVDTTGAGDAFWSGFYTALVRGATVREALRSGFAVSAFKLKYTGAVVPLPDLNIIQAEYGC; translated from the coding sequence ATGGTGTTCAAGTTAGATGAGAGAATCAAGCTGCCGGCCGATAGAGAGTACGATGTGCTGTCAGCGGGAGAGATGCTGGTTGATTTTATATCGGAGGAAGATCAGAATACTGCAGGGCAGGGGACTTATCATCCTTTTTTCGGAGGGGCTCCTTCCAATATCGCAATGAATATCAGCCGCCTGGGTATCCGTCCTATAGTGGCTTCGGCAGTCGGTAATGACCGGCTGGGTTTTTTTTTGGTTGAATCATTGAAAAAGGCAGGAATTGATACCAAGTGTGTGCAGATTGTAGAGGATTCTACCAGTCTGGTGCTTATCACGAAAAGCACGTCCACCCCTGTCCCGATCTTTTACCGGGCTGCGGATTACCAATTGGCGTATACGCCGGAACTGGAGCAGGCTGTGCTGAAGGCCGGGTTCGTGCATTTCTCCTGCTGGCCGATCTCAATGGAGCCGTCGCGGCAGACCATTAACCGGGTGATTGAGGCGGCGAAGCGGCGCGGTATTCCGGTATGCTTTGACCCGAACTACCATCCCCAGGTCTGGCGGAAGGGCGAGGATGGCACAGCCTATGTCAAGAAGATCATCAGCCAGGCGGACATCGTGAAGCCTTCAGAAGACGATGCGGAGCGGCTGTTCGGCCGCGATACCCCCGAGAACCAGGTGCAAAAATACATCGCGCTCGGCGCAGGTCTTGTCATTATGACGCTCGGCAAAGACGGCGCTATTGTCTCGAATGGACAGGAGACGGCCCGGTTTGAGACGCTGGCGCATGAGGTGGTCGACACGACCGGAGCGGGTGACGCTTTCTGGTCGGGGTTCTATACGGCGCTTGTCAGAGGTGCAACGGTCCGTGAGGCGCTCCGCTCAGGTTTTGCCGTAAGCGCATTTAAGCTGAAATATACCGGTGCAGTGGTTCCGCTGCCGGATCTAAATATAATACAAGCCGAATACGGATGTTAG
- the gtfA gene encoding sucrose phosphorylase, giving the protein MVKNQVQLITYPDSLGGDLKSLHHALDVYFPDVFKGGVHILPPFPSSGDRGFAPLTYLEIEPAFGDWADIRAIGERHDVLVDLMVNHISRQSPYFQDVLQHGRQSRYADLFLTLDKIWADGQPVQADIDKMFLRRSKPYSTFTIQDTGEELQVWTTFGKNDPSEQIDLDIRSEKVKQLFIQFFTCFKENNIKIVRLDAVGYVIKKLGTSCFFVEPEIYGFLDWIKELADSLDIELLPEVHSHYSIQYKLAEHGCWIYDFILPYRILDTLLNKDSRGLREYLRTRPAKQFTMLDCHDGVPVKPDLDDLIDTKDAQKIVDICVERGANLSLILSDEHKAPDGFDVHQIRCSYYSVLNCDDDAYLAARAIQFFAPGIPQVYYVGLLAGENDLERVRETGEGREINRRNYTLPEIGQSLEKEVVQRLLKLIRFRNEYEAFNGDFTVEEAAADEIRLSWKKGEFRCTLYINLDTMRSEIEYTDGEGVLAQLEV; this is encoded by the coding sequence ATGGTTAAAAATCAAGTGCAACTGATTACGTACCCGGACTCGCTTGGCGGGGATTTGAAGTCGCTTCATCATGCGCTGGATGTGTATTTTCCGGATGTGTTCAAGGGCGGGGTGCATATTCTGCCTCCATTCCCTTCGTCGGGGGACCGCGGTTTTGCACCGCTGACCTATCTGGAGATTGAGCCTGCCTTTGGGGATTGGGCCGACATCCGGGCAATCGGGGAGCGGCATGATGTGCTGGTGGACCTGATGGTCAATCATATCTCCCGCCAGTCCCCTTACTTTCAGGACGTCCTGCAGCACGGGCGGCAGTCCCGCTACGCAGATCTGTTCCTTACGCTGGATAAAATCTGGGCGGACGGACAACCGGTACAGGCGGATATCGACAAAATGTTCCTGCGCCGCAGTAAGCCCTACTCCACTTTCACCATTCAGGACACAGGGGAAGAGCTTCAGGTGTGGACGACCTTCGGCAAAAACGATCCGTCCGAGCAGATTGATCTGGATATCCGCTCGGAGAAGGTCAAGCAGCTGTTCATCCAATTCTTCACCTGCTTTAAGGAGAACAATATCAAGATCGTCCGGCTGGATGCGGTAGGCTATGTGATCAAAAAGCTGGGCACCAGCTGCTTTTTCGTTGAGCCGGAGATTTATGGCTTTCTGGACTGGATCAAGGAGCTGGCCGATTCCCTTGATATCGAACTGCTGCCCGAGGTGCATTCGCACTATTCGATTCAATACAAGCTGGCGGAGCACGGCTGCTGGATTTACGATTTTATCCTGCCTTACCGGATTCTTGATACGCTGCTGAACAAGGACAGCCGTGGGCTTAGAGAGTACTTGCGCACCCGTCCAGCCAAACAGTTCACAATGCTTGACTGTCATGACGGCGTGCCGGTCAAGCCTGACCTGGACGATCTGATCGACACGAAGGATGCCCAGAAGATCGTTGACATCTGTGTCGAAAGAGGGGCCAACCTGAGCCTTATCTTATCCGATGAGCACAAGGCGCCTGATGGGTTCGACGTCCATCAAATCCGCTGCTCCTATTACTCGGTGCTGAACTGCGATGACGATGCATATTTGGCGGCGCGGGCGATTCAGTTTTTTGCTCCGGGCATTCCGCAGGTGTATTATGTCGGGCTGCTGGCTGGTGAAAATGATCTGGAGCGGGTGCGGGAAACCGGCGAGGGACGCGAAATCAACCGCCGCAACTATACGCTCCCGGAAATCGGGCAATCGCTGGAAAAGGAAGTTGTACAGCGTCTGCTTAAGCTGATCCGGTTCAGAAATGAATACGAGGCGTTTAACGGCGACTTTACAGTGGAGGAAGCTGCAGCGGATGAAATCAGATTGTCCTGGAAGAAGGGCGAATTCCGCTGCACGCTGTACATTAACCTTGATACGATGCGCTCTGAGATTGAATATACGGACGGGGAGGGCGTGCTGGCGCAGCTTGAGGTGTAG
- a CDS encoding LacI family DNA-binding transcriptional regulator, with amino-acid sequence MATINDVAEQAGVSVTTVSRVLNNRGYISEKTRQKVYQVMDELNYQPNELARSLLRKHSNVLGLIIPSVAHPFFGELANAIESVAYQHGFKLLLCNSQLDSAKEREYVDMMRRNRVDGMILGSHTLEIGDYTHLNYPLVTIDRRIGDIPFVASDNENGGALAARLLIAKGCRKIGHLSGNMKLDMLSNLRTTGFEREARQGGVKFVTYQTELDVFDEQIYNEIIRKMFTEHPDIDGVFATSDLMALFVMKWCRTFGKEVPRDVRIIGYDDIDAASWYMPGLSTIKQPIKDMARRAVELLLEQMDDKTVERETVLPVELVEREST; translated from the coding sequence ATGGCAACGATCAACGATGTGGCCGAACAAGCCGGTGTGTCCGTGACCACCGTTTCAAGAGTGTTAAACAACCGGGGGTATATCAGCGAGAAGACCAGGCAGAAGGTATACCAAGTCATGGACGAGCTGAACTATCAGCCCAATGAGCTGGCCCGTTCGCTGCTGCGCAAGCACTCGAATGTACTCGGGCTGATTATCCCGAGCGTGGCGCATCCGTTCTTCGGCGAACTGGCGAACGCAATCGAATCTGTTGCTTATCAGCACGGCTTCAAGCTCTTGCTGTGCAATTCACAGCTCGACTCCGCCAAGGAGCGGGAATACGTTGATATGATGCGGCGCAACCGGGTGGACGGGATGATTCTGGGCAGCCATACGCTGGAGATCGGCGATTATACCCATTTGAATTATCCGCTGGTTACCATCGACCGCAGGATAGGCGATATTCCGTTTGTCGCTTCGGACAATGAAAATGGCGGAGCTCTAGCGGCCCGTCTGCTGATCGCTAAGGGCTGCCGCAAGATCGGCCATCTGTCCGGCAATATGAAGCTGGATATGCTGTCCAATCTCCGTACGACCGGTTTTGAGCGTGAGGCAAGACAGGGAGGCGTCAAATTTGTCACCTACCAGACCGAGTTGGATGTCTTCGATGAGCAGATTTACAATGAAATTATCCGGAAAATGTTCACTGAACACCCCGACATCGACGGCGTGTTCGCGACAAGCGATCTGATGGCGCTGTTCGTGATGAAGTGGTGCCGCACGTTCGGGAAGGAGGTCCCCCGCGACGTGCGGATCATCGGCTATGACGATATCGACGCCGCCTCATGGTACATGCCCGGGTTAAGCACGATCAAACAGCCGATTAAGGATATGGCCCGGCGGGCCGTTGAACTGCTGCTGGAGCAGATGGATGACAAGACGGTAGAGCGGGAGACCGTTCTGCCGGTGGAGCTAGTCGAACGGGAAAGCACCTGA